The DNA region GCCGCTGCGCTGTTCGGGGAACTTCACGACCTCGAAGCTGCCCGATGCCCAGGCGATGACCGAGGGGACGATGTCGATGCTGGCCGCGATCCATTGCGGGGCCAATTTCATCCTGCATTCGGCAGGCTTCCTGGATGGGCTGCTGTCCATGTCCTATGAAAAGTTCATGCTGGACGCCGACCTGTGCGGGGCGCTGCATTCCTATCTGGATGGGGTGAAGGTGGATGACGACCAGCTGGCGGTCGATGCCTTTGCCGAGGTGGGGCCGGGGAACCATTTCTTCGGCGCCTCCCATACCATGGCCCATTACGAGACGGCGTTCTGGGACTCGTCCCTGGCCGACAACGAGCCGTTCGAGAAATGGGAGGCGGCGGGGTCGGTGGATGCGGCGAGCCGGGCAAACCGGGCCTGGAAGAAGGCCCTGGCCGAGTATGAGGCCCCGGCGCTGGACGAGGGGGTGCGCGAGGAGCTGCGGGATTTCGTGGCCCGGCGGAAGGCGGCCGAGGACGACCGCTGGTATTGAGCGTCCGAGCTCGGACGCTCTATCGGGCCTAGCAATATCAATGGCTTGGTCGGGCGCGTTAACTTGGACTTAACACTTCGCCGCGGCAAGGCCCCGGCCTGCGCCGGGGCATGAGGTCGTTCAGGCGGCCTTGGCCTGCACGTCTCTCTTTGCGGCCATGGTGGCCTTGGCCCACCACACCAGATCGTCCAGCGTGGCCTTGGCCGATGGCAGGAGGTTGGCCTCGATCTCTTCGATGGGGGCGTTCTGGCCCATCGGGTGCACTTTCATGATGTCGGCGCCGCCGATGTGGACGGCGTTTCGGGTTGGCACCATGTGCATTTCCACCGCGATGGCGCGCAGGTGGTTCAGCGCCACCGAGCCGCCCATCGAGCCATATGCGATGGCCGCCATGGGTTTGCGCATCCATTCCTGATAGGCTTGGTCAAGCGCGTTCTTCAGCGCGCCTGTGATGGACCTGTTGTATTCGGCGACGACGAAGATGTAGCCGTCGAATTCGGCCAGCTTCTTCTGCCAGCGCACGGCCTCGGGGTTCTGGCTGGGCATCCAGGCGTTGGACGCCATCTCGTCGAAGAAGGGCAGGTTGTAGTCGCGCAGGTCGACAAGTTCGACCGTCATGTCATCGCGGGCCTGGGCCTGCTTCAGCATCCACTGGGCAGGCTTGTCGGCAAAGCGGGTCGGGCGGGTGGAGCCGACGATGAGGGCGATCCGGGGTTTCATGGCTTTGGTTTCCTCTGGTAGCATGGTTACGATTCGTTACCGCAAAAGGTAATTCATGAACGCCACCGTGCAAGAAGGCACCTTTCCGTCACCAGGTCACCACGACGAAACTGCCTGCCAGCGCATCAGCCAGGTGCTGGCGCGGATTTCCGACAAGTGGACGCTTCTGGTGATCCGCACACTTGGGCCAGGCCCCATGCGATTCAACGCACTGAAGCGGGCGATCGGCGACATCAGCCAGAAGATGCTGGCCTCGACCCTGCGCGATCTGGAGGAGAACGGCTTTGTCAGCCGCACCGTGACGCCGGTGACGCCGCCGCAGGTGGAATATGCGCTGACCGACCTGGGGCGGGATTTCCTGGTACCGGTGATGGCGCTGGCGGAATGGACCATTGCCAATTCGGCGCGCATCGACGCGGCGCGGTCGGCCTATCTTGGCAAGCTGGCGGCCGAGTAGGACGGCGCGGCAGGATTCGCACCCGGCGAGGTCTTCCGGCGCCGGCCCCGCCAGGGCAAATCAGCCAATGAAAAGAGGCGCCTTGCGGCGCCTCTTGATGTCTTGCGCGATGTGTCAGCCCGCTGCCGCGACAGCGCGCTTCGTCAGCACCTTCACCAGGTTGGCGCGATAGGCGGGCGTGCCGTGCAGATCGTGGATCATGTCCGCCGCATCGACGCTCAGCCCGTCGAGGGCCGCGGGCGAGAAGTTGCGCGACAGCGCCGCTTCGGCCTCGGACCAACGGAAGACACCGCCATTGGACGCGCCGGTGACGGCGACGCGCACGCCATCGGCGTATTTCGCCACGAAAACCCCGGTCAGGGCAAAGCGGCTGGCGGGCTGGTTGAACTTCACATAGGCGGCCTTCTGCGGGATTGGGAAGCGAACCTCGGTCACGATCTCGCCTTCGTCCAGCGCGGTGGAGAAGAGGCCGGTGAAGTAATCATCCGCCGCGATGCGCCGCCGGTTGGTGATGACCGTGGCGCCCGAACCCAGCACGGCTGCGGGGTAGCAGGCGGAGGGGTCGTTGTTGGCAATGGACCCGCCAATGGTGCCGCGATTGCGCACTGCCGGGTCGCCGATGCCACCGGCAAGCGCGGCCAGTGCCGGATAGTGCTTTGCCGCCTCGGCTGCCACCACGGCATGGGGCGTGGCCGCCCCGACCGACAGGCCGCCGTCGCCCAGGCAGACGCCCTTCATCTCGGCGATGCCCGTCAGGCTGACCAGAACGGCAGGCTGCGCGAGGCGCTGCTTCAGTGTGGGTGTCAGGGTCTGCCCGCCCGAGATCGCCTGTGCGCCCTCGGCGGCAAGCGCCGCCGTGGCTTCGGCGATGGTGGAGGGTTTCACGAAGTCGAAGTTGTACATCCTATCCCCCTCAGCCGTTGATCGCCGACCAGACCCGCGACGGCGAGACCGGCATGTCGATATGCGTCACATGGGTGAGGCCGCCGCGATGCAGCGCGTCGATCACCGCGTTGACCACCGCCGGCGGCGAGCCGATGGCCCCCGCCTCGCCGCAGCCCTTCACCCCAAGCGGGTTATGGGTGCAGGGTGTGTTGCAGGAATGGTCCACGGTGTAGAACGGCACGTCATCGGCCCGCGGCATGGCGTAGTCCATGTAGCTGGCGGTCAGAAGCTGGCCGTCCTCGTTGTAGACCGTGTTTTCCAGCAACGCCTGGCCGATGCCCTGGCCCACGCCGCCATGCACCTGACCTTCCACCACCATCGGGTTCATCACGTTGCCGAAATCGTCGGCGCAAGTGAAGGACGCGATGTCCACCTTGCCGGTCTCGGGATCGACCTCGACCTCGCAGAGGTAGGCCCCGGCGGGGTAGGTGAAGTTGGCCGGGTCGTAGAAGGCGGTTTCCTCCAGCCCCGGTTCCAGCGTTTCCAGCGGGTAGTTGTGGGGCACATAGGCCGAGAAGGCGATCTCGCCGAAGGTCTTGGCCTTGTCGGTGCCGGCCACGCTGAACTTGCCATCCTCGAAGGTGATGTCGCCCTCGCTGGCCTCCAGCATGTGGGCGGCGATCTTCTTGCCCTTGGCGATGATCTTGTCCACCGCCTTGGCCATTGCCGTGCCGCAGACCGCAAGGCTGCGCGAGCCGTAGGAGCCCATGCCGAAGGGGATCTTCGAGGTGTCGCCGTGCACGATCTCGACCGAGGATTCGGGGATGCCCAGCTTGTCGGCCACGATCTGCGCGAAGACCGTCTCGTGGCTTTGGCCATGGCTGTGCGCCCCGGTCATCACCGAGATGTTGCCGGTGGCGTTCACCCGCACTGTCGCCGCATCATAGAGGCCGACGCGCGAGCCCAGGATGCCCACAAGGCGCGAGGGCGCGATGCCGCAAGCCTCGATCCAGGTGGAAAGCCCCATGCCGCGCAGCTTGCCCTTGGCGGCCGATGCCGCGCGGCGTTTCTCGAAGCCCGCCACATCGGCCAGGTCGATCAGCTTGTCGAGCGTGGCCTGGTAGTTGCCGGTGTCGTAGATCAGCCCGACAGGGGTGGTGTAGGGGAACATGTCGGTGGTGACGAAGTTCTTGCGCCGCACCTCGAACGGGTCGAGCCCAAGCTCGCGGCACATCTTGTCGATCACCCGTTCCAGCGAATAGGTGGCCTCCGGCCGGCCCGCGCCGCGATAGGCATCGACCGGCGCGGTGTTGGTGAAGACGGTTTTCACGTTCACATAGACGTTTGGCACCTTGTAGGGGCCGGCCATCAGCGTGCCGTGCAGGAAGGTGGGCGTGGCCGTCGAGAAGTTCGACAGGTAGGCGCCCACATTGGCGAGCGTCTCGGTGCGGAAGGCGATGAAGGTGCCGTCCTTTTCGCAGGCAAGCTCGATCTTCGTCACATGGTCGCGGCCATGGGCATCGGTGAGGAAGCTTTCCGACCGCTCGGCCGTCCAGCGCACGGGGCGGGCGAGTTTCTTCGCCGCGGCCAGCACCAGGGCCTCTTCGCCGTAGTGGTATATCTTCGACCCGAAGCCGCCGCCCACGTCGGGGGCGACGACGGTCAGCTTGTTTTCCGGAATGCCCATGACGAAGGCCGCCACCAGAAGGCGCGTGAGGTGCGGGTTCTGGCTGGTGGTCGTCAGCTTGTAGTCGCCGGTGCCGGGGAAGTACTCGCCGATGGATGCGCGCGGCTCCATCGCGTTCGGCACAAGGCGGTTGTTCACCAGGTGCAGCGTGGTGACATGGGGGGCGTTGCGGATGGCTTCGTCCACCTTGGCGCGGTTGTCCTCGATCCAGCCCCAATCGAAGCAGAGGTTGTCGGGGATCTCGTCATGCACGCGGTTCGTGGCATCGGCCACGGCCTTCGCCATGTCGACGATGGCGGGCAGTTCCTCGATGTCGCTGTCGGCGGCGAGCTGTTCGGCGGCGTCCTTGGCCTGGGCATAGGTCTCGGCCACCACGGCGGCATAGGCGTCGCCGACGTGGCGGACCTTGCCATGGGCCAGCACCGGGCGCTTGGGTTCGCGCATGGGCGTGCCGTCGCGGCTGTTGATCAGCCAGCCGGCGGGGTTGCCGCCGACATCCTTGAAATCCTCGCCGGTGAAGACCGCCAGCACGCCGGGCATGGCCGCGGCAGCGGTGGTGTCGATCGACCTGATGCGGCCATGCGCGACGTTCGAGCGGACGAAGACCGCATAGGCCTGGCCCTGCAGCGCCGAATCGTCGGTGTAGTGGCCTAGTCCGCTAAGAAAGCGGATGTCTTCGCGGCGCTTGGAAGAGGCGCCAATCCCGTGATCCTTAGGCATGTCCCCCCCCCCTTATTCCGCGGCCACGGCAGGCACGTCCTGGCCGGACGCGGCCAGCACGGCCCTGACGATGTTGTGGTAGCCGGTGCAACGGCAGATGTTGCCTTCCAGGTAGTGGCGCACCTCGGCCTCGGTGGGCCTGGGATTCTCGGCCAGCAGGGCGGCTGAGGACATCACCATGCCCGGCGTGCAGAAGCCGCATTGCAGGCCGTGATGATCCTGGAACGCCTGCTGGATCACCGACAGCGAGCCGTCGGGATTGTTCATGCCCTCGATCGTCTTCACCGAGGCGCCGTCCAGATCCAGTGCGAAGACCGCGCAGGACTTGACCGCCTTGCCGTCGACATGCACCACGCAGGCGCCGCACTGGCTGGTGTCGCAGCCGACATGGGTGCCGGTCAGGCCCAGGCCCTCACGCAGGAAGGCCGAGAGCAGCGTGCGCCCCTCGACCTCGCCCGAGACGGCCTTGCCGTTCACGGTCATCGTGACCTTCGTCATTCTCTTCCTCCCTTGGAACGTCCTGGGTCGTCTTGAGCGGTTCAGCTGCCGATCAGCCGCTTGAACCATCCCTTCTTCTGGGCCGGGGCTTCGCCCTCTGCGCCCTCTTCCGCCGCCGGTTCCTCGGAGGGTCCCTCGACCGCATCCTGGAACCGGGTGAAGAACTCGTCCGCCAGTTTCTTGGCAAAGCCGTCGATGATGCGGCTGCCAAGCTGGGCCAGCTTGCCGCCGACATGGGCATCGACCTCGTAGGTCAGGCGGGTGCCATCCTCGATGGGCGCGAAGGCGACCTTGGCGCCCCCCTTGGCAAAGCCGGCCGGCCCGCCCTTGCCCTCGCCCGAGATGGTCAGCGACTGGCCTTCGACGATATCCGAGATTTTCACCACGCCCGTGAAGGTGGCTTTCACCGGGCCCACCTTCTGCGTCACCACGGCCTCGTATCCCTCGGCCACGCTGCCGGTCAGGCTTTCACAGCCGGGGATGCAGGCCTTCAGCACCTCTGGGTCCAGAATGGCGGCCCAGACGGTTGCGCCCGGCGCCTTGATGTCGCGCGTGTCGCTCAGCTGCATGGTCATCTCCCTTGGCCGCACTCTAGGCCGGGGGATGGCGCCCGCATATGGAACCAAAGTCGTAGGGCAGCCGCCGACAGCCGATCAGTCGCCCTCGGGCATGAGGCTCGCGAAGCTGGCCTCGCGCGCCATCAGCACGGCCTGGGTGCGGCTTTGCACCCCCAACTTGCGCATGATCGCGGTGACATGGGCCTTCACCGTGGTTTCGGCGATCGACAGGTCATAGGCGATCTGCTTGTTCAGAAGCCCCTCGCAGATCAGTTCCAGGATGCGCGCCTGCTGGCGTGTCAGAAGTGACAGCCGCGCCACTGCCTCTTCCTGCCGGCTGGCCGGGGCAAGCGGATCGGTCGGAAAGGCAAAGCCATCGGGCAGGGCCACCTCTCCCCGCCGCAGCGCATCGAAGGCCGCGCGAAAAGCGTCGCGCCCGGAATGCTTGGGAATGAAGCCCGCCGCGCCCGCCTTCAGCGCCGCGCCGATCACCCGGTTGTCGGCCAGGGACGACACGACCACCACCGGCACCGCTCCCGCGACTGCCTTCAGGCGGATCAGACCGTCCAGCCCGGTCACATCGGGCAGGTTCAGGTCCAGCACCACGACATCCGGGGCCGGTGTCAGATCCAGCCTTGCGATGGCAGGCTCCAGCCGACCGGCGGTTTCAACCCGCGCCACCCCGGCAACGGCGCGAAGCGTCAGCGCCAACGCATCGCAGAACAGCGGGTGATCGTCCACGATGAGCGCCAGGTCCAGCTTGCGCAGCCCTTCGGTCACGCCCGGCATGTCGGTTGCGGCCATCCGTCTTCCCCCATGATGGCCCAAGTCTAGCAAAGCCCCGCCGAAGCGCCACCACGCCAAAGGTCGAAGATGCAGGGGGGCTTTCCGCCTGAATGCCGGATCGCTATCACGTCAGCGAGATCGTGACCCGGAGCCCGCATGACCCTGTCCCGCCGCAGCGCGCTGAGCCTGATGACCCTGACTCTGGTGGCCGCCTGCGGTGGCCGGCGTAACCGGCGCGACGAGCCGGAACCCACTGCCGGCTCTGCCGAAGTGCATCGCATGGTGAACCACTGGGCCGATCACTACGACATTCCGCGCAGCCTGATGCACCGGGTGGTGAAGAAGGAAAGCAACTACAACCCGGCCGCGCGCAACGGGCCGTATTACGGCCTGATGCAGATCAGCGCCCAGACCGCCGCCGGCATGGGCTATCGCGGCAAGCCCTCGGGCCTTCTGGATCCCGAGACCAACCTGAAATACGCGGGAAAGTACCTGCGCGGCGCCTGGCTCGTGTCGAACGGCAGCGAAGACCGGGCGATGATGTGGTACCAGCGCGGTTACTATTACGAGGCCAAGCGCAAGGGCCTGCTGGAAGAGACCGGATTGCGCGGCTGATCCTCAGGGCAGGGCGGTGCGCCCCGCCGCAAGATCGGCCAGCACCGCCACATGCACATCCAGGGCGTCGATCACCGGATAGCCCGGCGCCTGACCGTCGAAGGCGAGGTTAAGGTCGGTTCCCGCAAGCACGATGGCCTCGGCGCCAAGGTCGCGGACCATGCGCGCGCCGGCATCCAGGAACAGGGCGCGCTGGTCGGCGGTGCAGGTGCCAGCCACGGCAATGTCCTGGTAGGTCTGGCCAAGCGTCTCGATCTCTCCGTCCAGCGCCACGGCTTCGGTGCGCGCCAACTGGCCATAGAGCCGGGTGCGCATGACGACGCGGGTTCCCAATAGCCCGATGCGGCGGATGCCTTGGGCCACGAAGTAGTCGTCCAGCGGTTCCACGGCCGAGACGAGGGGCAGGGAGGATATGGCCTGCGTCTCGGCAAAGCAGAAATGCCCGCCAAGCGAGGTGATCGCGGCGCAGTCGCAGCCCGCTGCCTTCAGCCGGTCGATCAGCGGCGCATATTCCCGCGCCTGCTCCTCGCGCCGGTCGGCGAGGTTGTTGCGGATCAGCACCTGGATGTCGGGGGTGTGAGCAATGGTGAG from Neotabrizicola shimadae includes:
- a CDS encoding FAD binding domain-containing protein, whose amino-acid sequence is MYNFDFVKPSTIAEATAALAAEGAQAISGGQTLTPTLKQRLAQPAVLVSLTGIAEMKGVCLGDGGLSVGAATPHAVVAAEAAKHYPALAALAGGIGDPAVRNRGTIGGSIANNDPSACYPAAVLGSGATVITNRRRIAADDYFTGLFSTALDEGEIVTEVRFPIPQKAAYVKFNQPASRFALTGVFVAKYADGVRVAVTGASNGGVFRWSEAEAALSRNFSPAALDGLSVDAADMIHDLHGTPAYRANLVKVLTKRAVAAAG
- a CDS encoding (2Fe-2S)-binding protein, with amino-acid sequence MTKVTMTVNGKAVSGEVEGRTLLSAFLREGLGLTGTHVGCDTSQCGACVVHVDGKAVKSCAVFALDLDGASVKTIEGMNNPDGSLSVIQQAFQDHHGLQCGFCTPGMVMSSAALLAENPRPTEAEVRHYLEGNICRCTGYHNIVRAVLAASGQDVPAVAAE
- a CDS encoding winged helix-turn-helix transcriptional regulator; the encoded protein is MNATVQEGTFPSPGHHDETACQRISQVLARISDKWTLLVIRTLGPGPMRFNALKRAIGDISQKMLASTLRDLEENGFVSRTVTPVTPPQVEYALTDLGRDFLVPVMALAEWTIANSARIDAARSAYLGKLAAE
- a CDS encoding response regulator transcription factor; translated protein: MAATDMPGVTEGLRKLDLALIVDDHPLFCDALALTLRAVAGVARVETAGRLEPAIARLDLTPAPDVVVLDLNLPDVTGLDGLIRLKAVAGAVPVVVVSSLADNRVIGAALKAGAAGFIPKHSGRDAFRAAFDALRRGEVALPDGFAFPTDPLAPASRQEEAVARLSLLTRQQARILELICEGLLNKQIAYDLSIAETTVKAHVTAIMRKLGVQSRTQAVLMAREASFASLMPEGD
- a CDS encoding lytic transglycosylase domain-containing protein, with amino-acid sequence MTLSRRSALSLMTLTLVAACGGRRNRRDEPEPTAGSAEVHRMVNHWADHYDIPRSLMHRVVKKESNYNPAARNGPYYGLMQISAQTAAGMGYRGKPSGLLDPETNLKYAGKYLRGAWLVSNGSEDRAMMWYQRGYYYEAKRKGLLEETGLRG
- a CDS encoding NADPH-dependent FMN reductase → MKPRIALIVGSTRPTRFADKPAQWMLKQAQARDDMTVELVDLRDYNLPFFDEMASNAWMPSQNPEAVRWQKKLAEFDGYIFVVAEYNRSITGALKNALDQAYQEWMRKPMAAIAYGSMGGSVALNHLRAIAVEMHMVPTRNAVHIGGADIMKVHPMGQNAPIEEIEANLLPSAKATLDDLVWWAKATMAAKRDVQAKAA
- a CDS encoding aspartate/glutamate racemase family protein — encoded protein: MHIGLIGGIGPAATVVYYQRLVARMRELGAPLNLTIAHTPDIQVLIRNNLADRREEQAREYAPLIDRLKAAGCDCAAITSLGGHFCFAETQAISSLPLVSAVEPLDDYFVAQGIRRIGLLGTRVVMRTRLYGQLARTEAVALDGEIETLGQTYQDIAVAGTCTADQRALFLDAGARMVRDLGAEAIVLAGTDLNLAFDGQAPGYPVIDALDVHVAVLADLAAGRTALP
- a CDS encoding CoxG family protein, giving the protein MQLSDTRDIKAPGATVWAAILDPEVLKACIPGCESLTGSVAEGYEAVVTQKVGPVKATFTGVVKISDIVEGQSLTISGEGKGGPAGFAKGGAKVAFAPIEDGTRLTYEVDAHVGGKLAQLGSRIIDGFAKKLADEFFTRFQDAVEGPSEEPAAEEGAEGEAPAQKKGWFKRLIGS
- a CDS encoding xanthine dehydrogenase family protein molybdopterin-binding subunit; this translates as MPKDHGIGASSKRREDIRFLSGLGHYTDDSALQGQAYAVFVRSNVAHGRIRSIDTTAAAAMPGVLAVFTGEDFKDVGGNPAGWLINSRDGTPMREPKRPVLAHGKVRHVGDAYAAVVAETYAQAKDAAEQLAADSDIEELPAIVDMAKAVADATNRVHDEIPDNLCFDWGWIEDNRAKVDEAIRNAPHVTTLHLVNNRLVPNAMEPRASIGEYFPGTGDYKLTTTSQNPHLTRLLVAAFVMGIPENKLTVVAPDVGGGFGSKIYHYGEEALVLAAAKKLARPVRWTAERSESFLTDAHGRDHVTKIELACEKDGTFIAFRTETLANVGAYLSNFSTATPTFLHGTLMAGPYKVPNVYVNVKTVFTNTAPVDAYRGAGRPEATYSLERVIDKMCRELGLDPFEVRRKNFVTTDMFPYTTPVGLIYDTGNYQATLDKLIDLADVAGFEKRRAASAAKGKLRGMGLSTWIEACGIAPSRLVGILGSRVGLYDAATVRVNATGNISVMTGAHSHGQSHETVFAQIVADKLGIPESSVEIVHGDTSKIPFGMGSYGSRSLAVCGTAMAKAVDKIIAKGKKIAAHMLEASEGDITFEDGKFSVAGTDKAKTFGEIAFSAYVPHNYPLETLEPGLEETAFYDPANFTYPAGAYLCEVEVDPETGKVDIASFTCADDFGNVMNPMVVEGQVHGGVGQGIGQALLENTVYNEDGQLLTASYMDYAMPRADDVPFYTVDHSCNTPCTHNPLGVKGCGEAGAIGSPPAVVNAVIDALHRGGLTHVTHIDMPVSPSRVWSAING